The nucleotide window AGCATAATAACAGGAATTACGAACGATATAATTGCGACATTTTTAAACCCTAATAATGCAAGTACTGCAATCATAAATCCTAAAAATAATGCACCTGTATCACCCATGAAAATTTTCGCTGGATGGAAGTTAAAGAATAAGAAGCCGATTGTCGCAGCAGCTAAAATAGCTGCCATCGCAATGACAATCCCGTTCCCCATAATCATCGCCATCGCTGCTAACGTAATTAACGCAATCGTTGAAACACCTGCAGCAAGACCATCTAAACCATCAATTAAATTAATGGCATTTGTAATTCCTACAATCCAAATAATTGTTAATGGAATTCCTAACCAACCGAATACAAGCTCCCCTGCACCGAATGGTAGGTTAATCATATCAATTTGAATGCCTCCAACAAATACTACGATGCAGGCTGCAATAATTTGCCCTAGTAGCTTTGCCTTAGCTGATATTTCGCGCATATCATCAATAATACCAGTAAATACAATAATGGAAGCAGCGAGTAAGATCGCATATAAATAATCTCTTTCGAAGTTTGTTACAACCTTTAATAAAATAATGCCAATCATGAACGCACCATAAATAGCTAAACCACCTAGTCGTGGCATTATGCGCGCATGAACCTTTCGATAGTTTGGGGCATCTACAGCGCCAATACGAAACGCTAATCGTTTCACAAGCGGAGTAAGTAAAATGGCAGCAACAAATGCCACGATTAAAGACACGTAAATCATGTCTCTCCTCCTTAATATAGTAGTATCCATTCCTTATTTCACTACTTCTCGTGCAAATAAGTCTACATTTTTATTCAAAATAAGTATAGCACGTACACTTCATAAAATATAGACATAAATCATTCCAAAAAGGTTGCAAATACTTTCCACACATTTTTCAACTCATCTTAATAATAGGATTTTTTTAATTTTCCGACTAACATCAAAAAAACATCACCTTTTTGTTACTAATAAATCCATATTATTTCTTTAATTCCTATGATTTCCCTATTGTCTAGTAGTCATACCCAGGAAAATTTGATAAAATAATTGTGTGTCTACTATATGAAAGTAGCCCAATTTAAAGGAGAGTAAAAGCATGTTCTCAATATTTAAACGTAACACAGAACAGACAAGTGCTAAAGAGTTAAAGAAGTACTACAAAACCGTAGAACAAATTAATAAGCTTGAAGCAACTTATAGCCCTATGTCTGATGAAGAACTTCAAAATATGACATTTAAATTTAAGGAACGTTTAGAAAATGGCGAAGAGCTAATAGCAATTATCCCTGATGCGTTTGCAGTCGTTCGTGAAGCTTCTAAACGTGTATTAAACATGCGCCACTTTGATGTACAGTTAATCGGTGGTCTTGTACTTACAGAAGGAAACATTGCTGAAATGCCAACAGGTGAAGGGAAAACATTAGTTGCTTCCCTACCTTCCTATGTACGTGCATTAGAAGGCAAAGGAGTTCATGTCATCACAGTGAACGATTACTTAGCAAAGCGTGACTTTGAATTAATCGGACAAATTCACCGTTTCCTCGGCTTAACAGTTGGATTAAATGTACCAATGATGGAGCCTGATGCAAAAAAAGAAGCATACAATGCAGATATTACATATGGTGTTGGAACAGAGTTTGGCTTCGACTACTTACGTGATAATATGGCACATACAATTGGCGATAAAGTTCAACGTCCATATCACTTTGCCATTATTGATGAAGTTGACTCAGTATTAATTGACGAAGCAAAAACACCGTTAATTATCGCAGGTAAAATGGGCGCAAATGAAGAGTTGCACCATATCGCTTCTACACTAGCAAAACGCTTCAAAATTGATGAAGACTACGATTTTGACGATGAAACGAAAGCAACTTCTTTAACCGATCAAGGTATCGAAAAGGTTGAAGCAGCATTTGGAATCGATAATTTATATGATTTAGAGCACCAAACTCTTTATCATTACGTAATTCAGGCTGTTCGTGCCCATGTAATGTTCGAGCGCGACGTCGATTATATTGTGCGCGAAGATAAAATTGAATTAGTCGATATGTTTACGGGCCGTATTATGGAAGGACGTTCCCTTTCAGATGGTCTACACCAAGCTATTGAAGCTAAAGAAGGCGTAACGATTACTGAAGAAAATAAAGCACAAGCACAAGTAACGATCCAAAACTACTTCCGCATGTACCCGAAATTATCAGGGATGACTGGTACTGCGAAAACACAAGAAAAAGAAATTTTAGAAGTATACGGCATGCGCGTAATCCAAATTCCAACGAATCGTCCGCGTCGACGTATGGACCAAACGGATATTGTATTTGAAAAGATTGAACAAAAATACGAATTTGTTGCGCAAGAAGCATTGCGCCGACACGAAAAAGGGCAACCCGTTCTTATTGGGACAACTTCTATTTTACAATCTGAAAAAGTAGCAAGCTATTTAAAAAAATATGGACTTCAATTCCAACTATTAAATGCTAAAACCGTAGAACAAGAGGTTGAATTAATCTCTGAAGCAGGGCAAAAAAATCGGATTACAGTAGCGACAAACATGGCCGGCCGTGGTACGGATATTGTACTAGGAGAAGGCGTAGAAGCATTAGGTGGCCTTTATGTCATCGGTACTGAGAAGCACGAAAGTCGTCGTGTTGACAATCAATTACGAGGTCGTTCTGGACGTCAAGGTGACCCTGGTGAAAGCCAATTCATTTTATCGATTGAAGATGATATGTTTAAGCGCTTTGCCAAAGATGATGTAGAAAAATTCCGTAAGAAAATGACGGCAAACGAAATCGGTCGTATTGAAAATAAAGATGTCATCGAATTAATTGATCGTACACAGCGTATTGTTGAAGGTGCGCACTTCTCGATGCGTGAGTATAACTTAAAATTAGATGATGTTATTAATGATCAACGTCGCGTTATCTACGATTTGCGAGATAGAGTTCTTAAAAACGAAGAATTACTTCAGCAATTAGTGAAAATGATGACAGAAACAGTTGATTTCGCTGTACGAGAAAATGCTCCGGAAGATAAAGATATTCTAGAGTGGGATTTTGATAAAATGGAGCGTACAGTTAACTCATTATTCCTAACACCGGTAACAGTAAATCGCGATGAAACGAAAGTGAAAAAGCTATTAGAATCTATGAATCCATCTATTAAAGAGCTAACTGAAGTTATTGAAGGATTCGAACAGAACGAACAAATTATGGCGATCATCCCTAAAGTAATGCTAAGCTTCATTGATCGCATGTGGGTAAGACATTTAGAGCAAATGGCTCACTTAAAAGAAGGAATCGGCCTTCGTCATTACCAACAAGAGGATCCAATGCGAATTTATCAACGTGAGGGCTTAGAGCTATTCGGGAAAAACTATCAAGAGCTTCGCCGTCAAATTGTAGAAGAGCTTGTTACATTTATGAAAAATATTACGTTAAACGTGGAGGAATAAAACATGGGTTTATTCGATTTATTTAAAAAGGGCGATAAGGTCGGAAAAGATAGTGCCGTTGATTCAACATCGGTTGTAAAATCATCAGCGAAAACGTCTAACAAAGATGCAAATCGTGATGTCGTAACAAAGCTTTCATTCCATCCAGATTGGAATGTACCGCAAGAACAAAAGTATGTGTTTAATTTCTTAGCAAATGATCTAGCACCATTAAAACCAAATCAATTGTCGTTATCTGCTATCAATATTGAGCCAGCAAATGGTTCTTGGAATGTAAAAGCTTTTTTCCGTTCTTCATTAGCAGAAGCAATTGAGCTTGGTGAAATTGAGCTTTTAATTTTAGATAAAGATGATAATCGCTTAGCCTCACATTACTTTGATTTTAAAGAGCTTGGTGTCATTCCAGCAGAAAGTGCACGTCCTTGGATTTTCACTTTCCCTAAATCGTCTATTACTGCAGATGAAGTACCAGCAGAAGGTTGGAAAATTTCATTCAACCTACTGTCATTACGTGGGCACCAATTAGATCTTGATGATACATGGAAAAAGCAATTACCTGAAACAGAACAGGAAAAATTAGCGGAAATCGTAAAAACATTACCAAAGCTAGGTAAAACAGAAGTAAACTTTACGGGCTTACAAGCTAAGTTAAATGAAGATAACAGCTTACACGCTTCCATCTTCATCCGTAATGGTCATGACAAGGCAATTAACTTAGAGCAATTACCTTTAGAAATTATGGACGCTCGCGGTGTAGTTGTAGCAAAGGGGTCATTTAAATTAAACCCTGTATTAACTGTACAGCCAAATACAACGAAACCTTGGACATTCATCTTCCCAGAGCAGCTTGTAACTCCTGAAGGAATCGACTTATCACGCTGGACTGCACGCGTACCTCAATAACATTCTAAAAGGCTCATCTTGATTTTTATCTCAAGATGAGCCCTTTTTTGAACAAAATAAAAATCTCGCAACCTATTAATTAGGCTGCAAGATTAAATTGTAGTGTGTCTAAGCTATGTATTATTCTGCTTCTGGAGTATTATCTACATCGCTATGGTCTTCTACTGCAGCTACAGTTGAAGCTGAGAAGCTTGCGATTCGTTTAGCACCAACGTACTTATTTCCCCAGTAGTATTTATCGTTAATGTCTGTTTTAATTACACCTTTACTTGTAGAAGCGTGAATGAACTTTCCTGAACCAATGTAAATACCTACATGAGATACACGATTACCAGCTGTATTAAAGAATACTAAATCGCCTGGCTGTAAGTCCGCTTTCTTAATTGCTGTACCTTGTTGATACATGCCTGAAGATGTACGATCTAATGATGTAATGCCTAATTCCTTAAATACATGTCGAACATAACCTGAGCAGTCAAATCCTTTAGAAGAAGTTCCGCCATACGCGTAACGTACACCTATATATTTAGAAGAAATTGTTTTTAATTCGTCAACTGAGTATGCAGTTGCTGCAGAAGCGTCGTTTTCATTTCCTGGAGCGAAGAATATGACGAATGCTGCTGCAATAGTTAATAACGTATTGCGTATAAATTTAAAATAGTTCATCGTGTTCCTCCAACGTTCGGTAATTTTCTGAAAACTTGATTGTTTTAAGGTTAACACGATATTCCACTTTATAACATTACAGTTATGTAACAAAAGAGTTACATAAATACTATCATGTAATTAATATACATATTACTAAATACCTTGTAAAATAACGGTAATTCCCTACTTTTGTTAACGCTTAACCGAAATTGAATGTAACATTAATGTTATATAATACATTTTTTGTAACAATTGTAATAATCAATTGAAAAAGCATACCCTCAATGTATTCCGAAGGCATGCTATTTTCATAATAATAATTCTTACTGCAATGCATTCAATCGCTTAAATGCGACAAAACGCTCTGACCAATATTTGGTATTTAAGTTGGCGATCGCAATTCCATTTGTTCCTGCATGAATAAATTCGTCATTCCCTATATAAATTCCCATATGAGAAATCGTTGGAATGATTGTATTTTTAAAGAACACTACATCCCCAGGTAAAGGATTTTTTACTTTTATCGTATCTTCCTCAAAATACATTAAACTACTCTTTCTTGGTAAATTGACGCCAACTGAATTATAAACATAGCTTACAAAACCACTGCAATCAAAACCTTCAATTGTCGATCCACTATATTTATATGGAATGCCTAAAGCTTGCTCGGCAACTAAAAGAAGCTGCTCATATTTGCTTGCAGTTGCTGCACTAATACTCGATGTAATTTCTTTTTCACTTGCTAATTTTCGCGCAATTGCTTCATCTGCTGTTTCTTTAAATTGAATTATCGGTTCAACATTTTCAACAGCCTTTGTTCCATCTACATTTCCAATATTACTAGGTTTATTCGTCTGAGATACTAACTTTGCATTTTGTTCAATCATAAGCTGTTGCCCTACACTAATCGCATCTGATTTTAAGCCATTCCATTGTTTCAATTCGTTGACGGACGTATTATATTGCTTTGCGATTTTCGTTAAATTATCTCCCTTTGCCACGACATATATAACAGTTTTTTTTTCGACATTAATATTCTCTTTAACGTTATCCTTCGTTGTTGTTGTTTTATTAGTTGGAGTTACTTTATTAATAGAAGCAATGATTAATTTTTGTTGAATGTAGATTTGATCATTTGATAAGTTATTCCATTGTTTCAACTGTTGAATTGTCGTGTTGTGAGCTTTCGCAATTTTAGTCAAAGTGTCTCCCTTTTCTACTGTATACGACGCTGCTTCTACAGTAGACGCTACAAATACGATAGAAGAAACAGCTACTCCTGCAAGCATTACTTTCCATCCATTCTTCATTTTGAAAACTCCTTCCTTATCTGTGAAACTTATACTCCCTTCTATTTTACTTAATAACCTATTAATTTAACAACATGCTAATAGGTGGATTCTTGTATAAATATTTACATTTTGTCTCATAACATGATTCTAATCGATTTTTTTTATTTCTTCTCGAAAACACATCATTCCTATTAATAACTAATTTTTTTAAAATTACTGGTTGATGTTTAATATTTTTATGATAAAATGAGTTCTTGTGTGATGGTTAAAATTTTTAGAAATTTTAGTATTTTTAAAATTTAAAGGAGTACAATAAAAATGAAGAGCAATACAATTTTTATCCGTGAGAATATCGCAATAGGTTTTATGTTATTTGCGTTATTTTTAGGGGCAGGTAATATCATTTTTCCACCACAGCTAGGTCAATTAGCAGGGGAAAATATTTTAGTCTCAATGATAGGATTTTTAATTACAGGGGTAGGCTTACCTCTTTTAGGTA belongs to Solibacillus sp. FSL R7-0682 and includes:
- a CDS encoding glycosyltransferase family 4 protein, which codes for MIYVSLIVAFVAAILLTPLVKRLAFRIGAVDAPNYRKVHARIMPRLGGLAIYGAFMIGIILLKVVTNFERDYLYAILLAASIIVFTGIIDDMREISAKAKLLGQIIAACIVVFVGGIQIDMINLPFGAGELVFGWLGIPLTIIWIVGITNAINLIDGLDGLAAGVSTIALITLAAMAMIMGNGIVIAMAAILAAATIGFLFFNFHPAKIFMGDTGALFLGFMIAVLALLGFKNVAIISFVIPVIMLGVPISDTFFAIVRRLRMKKKWSDPDKSHLHHRLLDLGFSHRQTVLIIYAMASVFGVVSILFSMSTVWGAILIVAVLLVAIELLVEIIGLAGKNYRPLLNLVKNNNK
- the secA2 gene encoding accessory Sec system translocase SecA2; protein product: MFSIFKRNTEQTSAKELKKYYKTVEQINKLEATYSPMSDEELQNMTFKFKERLENGEELIAIIPDAFAVVREASKRVLNMRHFDVQLIGGLVLTEGNIAEMPTGEGKTLVASLPSYVRALEGKGVHVITVNDYLAKRDFELIGQIHRFLGLTVGLNVPMMEPDAKKEAYNADITYGVGTEFGFDYLRDNMAHTIGDKVQRPYHFAIIDEVDSVLIDEAKTPLIIAGKMGANEELHHIASTLAKRFKIDEDYDFDDETKATSLTDQGIEKVEAAFGIDNLYDLEHQTLYHYVIQAVRAHVMFERDVDYIVREDKIELVDMFTGRIMEGRSLSDGLHQAIEAKEGVTITEENKAQAQVTIQNYFRMYPKLSGMTGTAKTQEKEILEVYGMRVIQIPTNRPRRRMDQTDIVFEKIEQKYEFVAQEALRRHEKGQPVLIGTTSILQSEKVASYLKKYGLQFQLLNAKTVEQEVELISEAGQKNRITVATNMAGRGTDIVLGEGVEALGGLYVIGTEKHESRRVDNQLRGRSGRQGDPGESQFILSIEDDMFKRFAKDDVEKFRKKMTANEIGRIENKDVIELIDRTQRIVEGAHFSMREYNLKLDDVINDQRRVIYDLRDRVLKNEELLQQLVKMMTETVDFAVRENAPEDKDILEWDFDKMERTVNSLFLTPVTVNRDETKVKKLLESMNPSIKELTEVIEGFEQNEQIMAIIPKVMLSFIDRMWVRHLEQMAHLKEGIGLRHYQQEDPMRIYQREGLELFGKNYQELRRQIVEELVTFMKNITLNVEE
- a CDS encoding accessory Sec system S-layer assembly protein, producing the protein MGLFDLFKKGDKVGKDSAVDSTSVVKSSAKTSNKDANRDVVTKLSFHPDWNVPQEQKYVFNFLANDLAPLKPNQLSLSAINIEPANGSWNVKAFFRSSLAEAIELGEIELLILDKDDNRLASHYFDFKELGVIPAESARPWIFTFPKSSITADEVPAEGWKISFNLLSLRGHQLDLDDTWKKQLPETEQEKLAEIVKTLPKLGKTEVNFTGLQAKLNEDNSLHASIFIRNGHDKAINLEQLPLEIMDARGVVVAKGSFKLNPVLTVQPNTTKPWTFIFPEQLVTPEGIDLSRWTARVPQ
- a CDS encoding C40 family peptidase, whose amino-acid sequence is MNYFKFIRNTLLTIAAAFVIFFAPGNENDASAATAYSVDELKTISSKYIGVRYAYGGTSSKGFDCSGYVRHVFKELGITSLDRTSSGMYQQGTAIKKADLQPGDLVFFNTAGNRVSHVGIYIGSGKFIHASTSKGVIKTDINDKYYWGNKYVGAKRIASFSASTVAAVEDHSDVDNTPEAE
- a CDS encoding C40 family peptidase, producing the protein MKNGWKVMLAGVAVSSIVFVASTVEAASYTVEKGDTLTKIAKAHNTTIQQLKQWNNLSNDQIYIQQKLIIASINKVTPTNKTTTTKDNVKENINVEKKTVIYVVAKGDNLTKIAKQYNTSVNELKQWNGLKSDAISVGQQLMIEQNAKLVSQTNKPSNIGNVDGTKAVENVEPIIQFKETADEAIARKLASEKEITSSISAATASKYEQLLLVAEQALGIPYKYSGSTIEGFDCSGFVSYVYNSVGVNLPRKSSLMYFEEDTIKVKNPLPGDVVFFKNTIIPTISHMGIYIGNDEFIHAGTNGIAIANLNTKYWSERFVAFKRLNALQ